Proteins encoded together in one Bacteroides ovatus window:
- a CDS encoding TonB-dependent receptor — MESKHSLRKSKLFRALLILLLIAVPVQWAAAQLTLSTPRTTLGTVIKQIQSQSKYQFFYNDKLSTVTVEPLKVKDASLEQVLNTLLKNKDISYKIEENIIYLSEKENSDSLQQQSGKERTITGQVVDAKGEPLIGVSILVKGTTDGAITDLDGNYKIVTKSNNPVIVYSYIGYKTQEIPLKGQTAINITMMDDTQVIDEVVVTALGIKRSEKALSYNVTQVDAESALAVKDANFINSLNGKVAGLNINSSSSGIGGASKVVMRGSRGIEQSSNALYVIDGIPMYNLSASGGSEEMQSQGSTEAIADINPDDIESMSVLSGAAAAALYGSNASNGAIVITTKKGKVGRVALTVSSNTEMLSPFVMPQFQNRYGTSGTDASWGKRLNEANYRGYDPASDYFQTGLIGTESVTLSTGTEHNQTYLSAAAVNSRGIIPNNKYDRYNFTFRNTTLFLEDKMKLDVGAQYIMQKDRNMVNQGIYANPLSSAYLFPRGNDWEDYKMYERYDLERNMYTQYWPQGGGSFRLQNPYWINYRNLRENDKDRYMLSAALSYDILSWLNVAGRVRLDNSYNTYTQKYYASTIATIAEGENGFYGVTNTRDKQTYADLLLNINKTFGEDWSLTANIGASYSDNRSEALAVSGPIAANGLPNFFTVAQLDKETGKREETGYREQTQSIFASAEVGYRSTYYLTLTGRNDWPSQLAGPNSKQSSFFYPSVGGSVVLSELFKLPESISYLKLRASWASVGLPFGRFLAYPTFSWNTSTGAYSSQSAYPLYDLKPERTDSWEVGLTARFLKHFNFDVSFYNTKTYNQTMDAKLSPTGGYSTFYAQTGNVRNRGVELSLGYKNTWNKFSWSSNYTFSANKNKILSLIDGYINPVTGEEITKDRMDVGGLSKARFILKVGGSLGDLYSQSDLLRDSNNKIYVNADGNVAVNDKADDIYLGSVFPKANMAWRNDFQYGNWGLGFLLTARLGGVVYSATQAVLDSYGVSEATAAARDNGGVVINGNDMIDAQKWYTVVGADSGIPQYYTYSATNLRLQEASVSYTIPRKKLKNIMDITLSLVGRNLWMIYCKAPFDPESVATTGNYYQGIDYFMMPSLRSVGFNLKLKF; from the coding sequence ATGGAAAGCAAACATTCGCTTCGAAAGTCGAAGTTATTTCGAGCTTTATTGATTCTTTTGTTGATAGCAGTTCCTGTACAATGGGCTGCGGCACAGTTGACCTTATCAACTCCCCGTACAACTTTAGGAACTGTAATTAAACAAATTCAATCACAATCAAAGTACCAATTTTTCTACAATGACAAGCTATCAACTGTCACAGTTGAACCTTTAAAAGTAAAAGATGCTTCTTTAGAGCAAGTTTTAAACACACTTTTGAAAAATAAAGATATCTCTTATAAAATAGAAGAGAATATAATTTATTTATCAGAAAAAGAAAATTCCGATTCACTACAACAACAAAGCGGGAAAGAACGTACTATAACCGGACAAGTTGTAGATGCTAAAGGAGAACCATTGATTGGTGTTAGCATTTTAGTGAAAGGAACAACAGACGGAGCTATTACCGATTTGGATGGTAACTACAAAATTGTGACAAAAAGCAATAACCCAGTTATTGTTTATTCTTATATCGGATATAAGACACAAGAAATCCCTTTGAAAGGACAGACAGCCATTAATATTACGATGATGGATGATACCCAAGTGATTGACGAGGTAGTTGTTACAGCTTTGGGTATTAAGCGTTCAGAGAAAGCTTTGAGTTATAATGTCACACAGGTCGATGCAGAATCAGCTTTAGCTGTAAAAGATGCGAACTTTATTAATTCACTGAACGGAAAGGTTGCGGGTTTAAATATCAACTCTTCTTCTTCTGGTATTGGTGGTGCAAGTAAAGTTGTTATGCGTGGCTCCAGGGGTATCGAACAATCGTCTAATGCTCTTTATGTTATCGACGGTATTCCAATGTATAACCTGAGCGCTTCTGGTGGTTCTGAAGAGATGCAATCGCAAGGCTCTACAGAAGCTATAGCTGATATAAACCCAGATGACATTGAATCAATGTCAGTTTTGTCTGGTGCTGCTGCTGCCGCATTGTATGGTAGCAATGCATCTAATGGTGCTATTGTGATTACAACCAAAAAAGGAAAAGTGGGTCGTGTAGCCTTGACCGTATCTAGTAATACAGAAATGTTATCTCCATTCGTCATGCCACAGTTTCAGAATCGCTATGGAACTTCTGGAACAGATGCTAGTTGGGGTAAAAGATTGAATGAAGCTAATTACCGCGGATACGATCCTGCAAGTGATTATTTTCAGACTGGGCTTATTGGAACAGAATCTGTAACACTTTCTACTGGTACTGAACACAATCAGACATATCTTTCTGCCGCAGCCGTTAATTCGCGTGGCATTATTCCAAATAACAAATACGACCGCTATAACTTTACATTCCGGAACACCACTCTTTTTCTAGAAGATAAGATGAAACTGGATGTTGGTGCTCAATATATTATGCAGAAAGACCGTAATATGGTGAATCAAGGTATTTATGCAAACCCATTGTCTTCTGCTTACCTGTTTCCGCGTGGAAATGACTGGGAAGATTACAAAATGTACGAACGTTATGATTTAGAGCGTAATATGTATACGCAATATTGGCCTCAAGGAGGGGGATCGTTCCGTTTACAAAATCCTTACTGGATTAATTATCGTAACTTGCGTGAAAATGACAAAGATCGTTATATGTTGAGTGCAGCTTTAAGTTACGATATTCTAAGTTGGTTGAACGTAGCTGGACGTGTACGTCTAGATAATTCATACAACACATATACACAAAAATACTATGCCTCTACCATCGCAACTATTGCTGAAGGTGAAAATGGTTTTTATGGTGTAACAAACACTCGTGACAAGCAAACATATGCAGACTTATTGTTGAATATAAATAAAACATTTGGCGAGGATTGGAGTTTAACAGCTAATATCGGAGCATCTTATTCAGACAATCGTTCTGAAGCTCTTGCCGTTAGTGGACCAATTGCAGCGAATGGACTTCCTAACTTTTTCACAGTTGCTCAATTGGATAAAGAAACTGGGAAACGTGAAGAAACTGGTTATCGTGAACAAACACAATCTATATTTGCATCTGCAGAAGTTGGTTATAGAAGTACTTACTACTTGACTCTTACCGGACGTAATGATTGGCCAAGTCAATTAGCGGGACCGAACTCAAAACAGTCTTCTTTTTTCTACCCGTCAGTAGGAGGCTCTGTTGTTTTGTCTGAACTTTTCAAATTACCTGAAAGTATTTCATACTTAAAACTACGTGCTTCTTGGGCATCCGTAGGTCTACCATTTGGACGCTTCCTTGCTTATCCAACTTTTTCATGGAATACTTCAACAGGAGCATACTCTTCTCAGTCTGCATATCCATTGTATGATTTGAAACCGGAACGTACAGATTCTTGGGAAGTAGGTCTTACTGCACGTTTCCTTAAACATTTCAATTTTGATGTTTCATTCTATAATACCAAGACTTACAATCAAACCATGGATGCAAAGCTTTCTCCAACAGGAGGCTATAGTACATTCTATGCGCAGACTGGTAACGTACGTAACCGTGGTGTAGAACTTTCACTTGGTTACAAGAATACATGGAACAAGTTTTCATGGAGTTCTAACTACACATTCAGTGCCAATAAAAACAAGATTTTAAGCCTGATTGATGGTTACATAAACCCTGTAACCGGTGAAGAAATAACAAAAGACCGTATGGATGTAGGTGGTTTATCAAAGGCACGGTTCATTCTAAAAGTAGGTGGATCTTTAGGTGATCTCTACTCACAGTCTGACTTGCTTCGAGATTCAAATAATAAGATTTATGTAAATGCCGATGGAAATGTAGCAGTGAATGACAAAGCTGATGATATTTATTTAGGATCTGTTTTTCCAAAAGCTAATATGGCATGGCGCAATGACTTTCAATATGGTAACTGGGGACTTGGCTTCCTTCTTACTGCCCGTTTGGGAGGAGTCGTTTACTCTGCGACTCAAGCCGTTCTTGACTCCTATGGTGTATCCGAAGCTACAGCAGCAGCTCGTGATAATGGTGGAGTCGTGATAAACGGCAACGATATGATTGACGCGCAAAAGTGGTATACAGTGGTTGGTGCCGACAGCGGTATTCCTCAATATTACACTTATAGTGCTACCAATTTACGTCTGCAAGAAGCTTCTGTCAGCTACACTATCCCAAGAAAGAAATTGAAAAATATTATGGATATCACTCTTTCGCTGGTAGGTCGTAACTTGTGGATGATTTATTGCAAGGCTCCTTTCGATCCTGAATCTGTAGCCACTACAGGTAACTATTACCAGGGAATTGATTACTTTATGATGCCTAGCCTTCGTAGCGTAGGATTCAATTTGAAACTTAAATTCTAA
- a CDS encoding glycoside hydrolase family 18: MKRIVKNSLFTAILMVWGMMYSSCEGWTDPESINIHYPTFEEQNPQLYADYIRDLKRYKDGEHKLVFVSFDNPETNPINQTERLTAILDSVDFICLNNPEKLSSETQAEMVKIREKNIRTLSCINYESLEQEWNNKAKDNSELTEEDAQRYLNERTDAMLVLCDNYGYDGILIDYTGLSMVGMQEDVLQQYKARQQNFFSRVLDWRIKHTDKTLVFYGYVQYLAPENMDMLDKYNHLILKTASSKNMEDLTLNVFMAIQAGIDVAGTNADLVPKDRFIACTQFPQQEDKDMIIGYWDTRDANGNKVLAAQGTAQWIVQASPDYTCTGIFIINIQKDYYNNTYGTVRETIHIMNPNK, from the coding sequence ATGAAAAGAATAGTAAAAAACAGTTTGTTTACAGCAATATTGATGGTGTGGGGGATGATGTATTCCTCATGCGAAGGCTGGACAGACCCAGAAAGCATTAACATCCATTACCCTACATTTGAAGAGCAAAACCCGCAACTGTATGCTGACTATATCAGAGATCTGAAACGCTACAAGGATGGAGAACATAAGTTAGTCTTTGTCTCTTTTGACAATCCGGAAACTAATCCAATCAATCAAACCGAACGTCTCACCGCTATACTGGACAGTGTGGATTTTATCTGTTTGAATAATCCAGAAAAGCTCTCGTCTGAAACACAAGCCGAAATGGTAAAAATACGCGAGAAGAATATCCGCACGCTTTCCTGCATTAATTATGAGAGTTTAGAACAAGAATGGAACAATAAGGCAAAAGATAATTCCGAATTGACGGAAGAAGATGCACAAAGGTATCTGAATGAACGTACGGATGCTATGCTGGTTCTATGTGACAATTATGGATATGATGGTATCCTAATTGACTATACAGGACTTTCAATGGTGGGTATGCAAGAAGATGTGTTACAACAATACAAGGCACGTCAGCAAAACTTCTTCAGCAGAGTGTTGGATTGGCGGATTAAGCATACCGACAAAACATTGGTTTTTTACGGTTATGTGCAGTATTTGGCTCCAGAAAACATGGATATGCTGGATAAATACAATCATCTGATACTGAAAACCGCTTCTTCCAAAAACATGGAGGATCTGACATTAAATGTTTTTATGGCTATTCAAGCAGGCATAGACGTAGCAGGAACGAATGCGGATCTTGTTCCAAAAGATCGTTTTATTGCCTGTACACAGTTTCCTCAACAGGAAGATAAGGATATGATAATTGGTTATTGGGATACACGGGATGCAAATGGAAATAAAGTATTGGCTGCACAAGGTACAGCTCAATGGATTGTACAGGCATCACCAGATTATACCTGCACTGGTATTTTTATCATCAATATCCAAAAGGATTATTACAATAATACTTATGGAACAGTACGTGAAACTATTCATATAATGAATCCTAATAAATAG
- a CDS encoding DUF1735 and LamG domain-containing protein, whose product MKLHIYQLAFIALTAFTVSSCKDTDINDEHHYDNKLYISSVPVTEDLLIKEDVLFDSRKITYRLAAPVDNEIQVSFDAKPSLTATYNLCYGDNATALPEAFYDIPVKNVTIQPGGISGDDIIVNFVNLNQLDDSRRYVLPVTITNVSGIGLLESARTTYFIIKGAALINVVANIKENYFPIKWNSDVSKMTTITVEALVRSDDWVAKRDNALSSVFGIEGNFLIRIGDGDRPRDQLQAFVPGGSFPPANHAPGIGLPVDEWVHIAVVYNTVNKNRIYYKNGVAVYKDQSANSTVNLTKNCYIGRSFDGTRWLPGEISEVRIWSVERTAEQIADNPYKVNPASEGLVAYWKFNEGSGKVVIDRTGNGNDITASKDPIWVPVELPQIY is encoded by the coding sequence ATGAAATTGCATATTTATCAATTAGCATTTATAGCACTTACTGCATTTACGGTAAGCAGCTGCAAGGATACGGATATTAATGATGAACATCATTATGACAATAAGCTTTATATAAGTTCGGTACCCGTAACTGAAGATTTACTGATTAAAGAAGATGTATTGTTTGACAGTCGTAAAATTACTTATCGGCTTGCTGCTCCTGTCGACAACGAAATCCAAGTCAGCTTTGATGCCAAACCATCTTTAACAGCTACCTATAATCTATGTTATGGGGATAATGCTACAGCACTTCCCGAAGCGTTTTATGATATCCCTGTGAAGAATGTTACGATTCAACCCGGAGGAATTTCCGGAGATGATATCATAGTGAATTTCGTTAATTTGAATCAATTGGACGACTCAAGACGTTATGTGTTGCCTGTTACAATCACAAATGTATCTGGAATTGGACTTCTTGAGAGTGCCCGTACCACTTATTTTATTATCAAAGGCGCTGCTCTTATTAATGTTGTAGCTAATATTAAAGAAAACTATTTTCCGATAAAATGGAATAGTGATGTAAGCAAGATGACTACTATTACAGTGGAAGCATTGGTACGAAGTGATGACTGGGTGGCCAAACGTGATAATGCACTAAGTTCTGTTTTTGGAATTGAAGGTAATTTCCTTATACGTATCGGTGATGGTGACCGTCCACGTGATCAACTTCAGGCATTTGTGCCAGGTGGAAGTTTTCCTCCAGCAAATCACGCACCAGGTATTGGACTTCCGGTAGACGAATGGGTACACATAGCTGTTGTGTATAACACTGTCAATAAAAACCGAATCTATTATAAGAATGGTGTGGCGGTGTATAAAGACCAGTCAGCAAATAGTACGGTTAATTTAACTAAGAATTGCTATATAGGTCGTTCTTTTGATGGTACCCGCTGGCTTCCGGGAGAAATTTCAGAGGTTCGTATTTGGAGCGTAGAAAGAACTGCAGAGCAAATTGCAGATAATCCTTATAAAGTAAATCCTGCCAGTGAAGGACTTGTAGCCTACTGGAAATTTAATGAGGGGTCTGGAAAGGTTGTTATAGATCGTACTGGCAATGGAAATGATATCACAGCGAGTAAAGATCCGATATGGGTTCCTGTAGAACTTCCTCAAATATATTAA
- a CDS encoding BT_3987 domain-containing protein has protein sequence MKQKYLITGLMVAIFAGGITCLTSCDDDLVINKAIDESAYTGIYENNGYLRDGKSNLSSNVVDLYKDTYTTSVKMSLSKMTSTSTSAQVIIDADYLDTYNKEHETDFELYPVHLVSFKNDGKLIVDAQTKSAQTDITIQADGTLKEDKTYALPIALTHVSSDITIKDEKAGHCIYLIKDMRKLGNTYKEEDVVKSFVFFDGTNPLNALSFQLENGKLLWDVVSPFAANINWDAQAQRPYLKCNAYIQYLLDNNEKFLQPLRKRGTKIVLGILSNGDITGVAQLSKQGAKDFARELAQYCKAYNLDGVCFDDEYEGAYDPNNPALTEPSEEAAARLCYETKQAMPDKIVAVYALRRMYSSKATVVDGVTIKNWIDIVVGDYGRDPSQVPYGDLTSKECSGQSMEFVRGTGGDLQGQRLINQGSGWFMGFSPKPENYGNVFRRLSDVRTLYGSPLQAPTVFYKDNDATPYQYPDDLQ, from the coding sequence ATGAAACAAAAATATCTGATAACAGGGTTGATGGTTGCCATATTTGCAGGCGGCATAACTTGCCTTACCTCCTGTGATGATGATCTTGTCATAAATAAAGCAATAGATGAGTCAGCATATACCGGCATTTATGAAAACAATGGATACTTGCGTGACGGAAAGTCCAATTTGTCTTCTAACGTAGTGGATCTATACAAAGATACTTATACTACTTCTGTAAAAATGAGTCTTAGTAAAATGACGAGTACCAGTACTTCTGCTCAAGTAATTATTGATGCAGATTATTTGGATACTTATAATAAAGAGCATGAAACCGATTTTGAATTGTATCCTGTGCACCTGGTTTCTTTTAAGAATGACGGGAAGCTCATAGTAGATGCTCAAACAAAATCTGCTCAGACTGACATCACCATTCAGGCGGACGGCACTTTGAAAGAAGATAAAACCTATGCTTTACCTATAGCTCTTACCCACGTAAGTAGCGACATTACCATAAAAGATGAGAAAGCTGGTCATTGTATCTATTTGATAAAAGATATGAGAAAGTTAGGAAACACTTACAAAGAGGAAGATGTAGTAAAGTCATTTGTCTTCTTTGATGGTACAAATCCACTGAATGCTCTTTCTTTTCAACTGGAAAACGGAAAATTGCTGTGGGATGTAGTATCTCCATTTGCTGCCAATATCAACTGGGACGCACAAGCCCAACGCCCTTATTTAAAATGTAATGCTTACATACAATATTTGCTAGATAATAATGAGAAATTTTTGCAACCACTTCGTAAACGTGGAACTAAAATAGTATTAGGAATACTTAGTAACGGGGATATAACAGGAGTGGCGCAACTTTCTAAACAAGGTGCCAAAGACTTTGCACGAGAACTAGCTCAGTATTGCAAAGCATATAATCTGGACGGGGTATGTTTTGATGACGAATATGAAGGTGCTTATGATCCGAATAATCCAGCATTAACAGAGCCTAGTGAGGAGGCTGCGGCACGTTTATGCTACGAAACTAAACAAGCAATGCCTGATAAAATCGTAGCAGTATATGCATTAAGAAGAATGTATAGTTCGAAGGCAACCGTTGTTGATGGAGTAACTATTAAAAACTGGATAGATATTGTAGTTGGTGATTATGGTAGAGATCCTTCTCAAGTTCCGTATGGGGACCTGACATCCAAAGAATGTTCCGGTCAATCCATGGAGTTTGTTAGAGGTACAGGTGGCGATTTACAGGGACAAAGACTGATAAACCAAGGTTCTGGATGGTTTATGGGCTTTTCACCGAAGCCGGAAAATTATGGCAATGTATTCCGGCGTCTGTCTGATGTGAGAACTCTGTATGGTTCTCCGTTACAAGCACCTACCGTGTTCTACAAAGACAATGATGCCACACCTTACCAATATCCCGATGATTTGCAATAA
- a CDS encoding DUF4989 domain-containing protein: MRTLYRFFLLLAVGLLTALSGCGEDETPSLATYPDNNFSLVAEDGEGSEITVNATYNNEGILEFDKPVIFTFRFNASPEDAIVTFEPIGEDVELSDTKLIIPAGYTDASVTLGIKNMDVFQSNYDEATYNLGVRATVQGYKMPSITLEAKALIKKEAYVATGFLEGKVGNKTTFEHTYFNGEFKDTERNLYTFSVQLDRPARKDVKVKLTTEGVDDEYLKDISITPAEIIIPAGEKTSGDITWEITNDFLLRTSDDSSNTLNITAVFECEDPVFVQDEKRSSFTLNINKYIRGFEHISYKRPSGWIEWAKQGWSVDVEDSSDFYQNDGGGSLIDGETKGNYEGICSDGDISFTLDMGEEKTITGVGLDYIYYYAPQNVQLSVSSDGNTWNYLGKVATADENADYYQFIESITARYVKFDLLASWGCELYEIYVFK; this comes from the coding sequence ATGAGAACACTTTATAGATTTTTCTTATTATTGGCAGTCGGTTTGCTGACAGCCCTTTCTGGATGCGGCGAAGATGAAACTCCAAGTCTGGCTACCTATCCGGATAACAATTTTTCTCTTGTGGCGGAAGACGGAGAAGGCTCGGAAATAACAGTGAATGCCACCTATAATAATGAGGGTATATTAGAATTCGATAAACCCGTAATATTCACCTTTCGTTTTAACGCTTCACCCGAGGACGCAATAGTTACTTTTGAGCCAATCGGAGAAGATGTTGAGTTAAGTGATACCAAATTGATAATTCCGGCAGGCTATACGGATGCCAGTGTTACTTTGGGTATAAAAAATATGGATGTTTTTCAATCTAATTACGATGAAGCTACCTATAATTTAGGAGTGAGAGCTACTGTGCAAGGATATAAAATGCCATCTATTACCTTGGAGGCAAAAGCTTTGATAAAGAAAGAGGCGTATGTAGCTACAGGTTTCTTGGAAGGAAAAGTCGGTAATAAAACTACATTCGAACATACTTATTTCAACGGAGAATTTAAGGACACGGAGCGGAATCTATATACATTCAGTGTACAATTGGATCGTCCTGCTCGGAAAGATGTAAAGGTGAAACTTACAACGGAAGGAGTGGATGACGAATACCTGAAAGACATTAGTATTACTCCTGCAGAAATTATAATTCCTGCTGGTGAAAAGACATCAGGAGATATTACTTGGGAGATTACTAATGACTTTTTGTTGCGTACATCGGACGACTCGTCAAACACATTAAATATCACAGCTGTTTTTGAATGTGAAGATCCGGTCTTCGTGCAGGATGAGAAAAGAAGTTCTTTCACCTTGAATATAAATAAATATATAAGAGGATTTGAACACATATCTTACAAACGGCCTTCCGGTTGGATAGAATGGGCCAAACAGGGTTGGTCTGTAGATGTGGAAGATAGTAGTGATTTTTATCAAAACGATGGTGGCGGTTCGCTTATTGATGGTGAAACCAAAGGTAACTATGAAGGTATATGTTCTGATGGAGATATTTCATTTACACTCGATATGGGAGAGGAAAAAACAATCACTGGAGTAGGTCTTGATTATATATATTATTATGCTCCTCAAAATGTACAATTATCAGTTTCTTCTGATGGAAACACATGGAATTATCTAGGAAAAGTAGCTACTGCTGATGAGAATGCCGATTACTATCAATTCATTGAATCTATAACTGCACGGTATGTGAAATTTGATCTTTTGGCTTCTTGGGGATGTGAGCTTTATGAAATATACGTCTTTAAGTAG